In Capsicum annuum cultivar UCD-10X-F1 chromosome 7, UCD10Xv1.1, whole genome shotgun sequence, one genomic interval encodes:
- the LOC107876779 gene encoding uncharacterized protein LOC107876779, which translates to MEIADPTRDLNREPNQEKNSFKSVLLNKVESLNDSHLNHYNGKMPLNSGESEDTINLSNEDRERIYAMWKFSVIFKLFKKRLAHNYLKTKLTDLWKPSEPLTLVDLGNDYYIAKFTNPDNMQKALHGGPWFVTGDFLSVRHWEPNFIPEKATQTHRAIWIRLPHLPTEFYDKSILKRTGHKLGTLLKIDTCTTTALRGRYARICIQIPLDAPVKTHINIENHKQKVIYEGGRRFCALGVASLGTLKKTAHCKPPHTLISMMYTRRQPASPSLFRRMTNSHLRQKKNRPQSLPLP; encoded by the coding sequence ATGGAAATTGCCGATCCCACTCGAGACCTAAATCGAGAACCAAATCAAGAGAAAAACTCCTTCAAATCCGTCCTCCTAAATAAAGTGGAATCACTAAATGACAGCCACCTAAACCACTACAATGGCAAAATGCCTTTAAACTCAGGTGAATCAGAAGACACAATTAACCTAAGCAATGAAGATAGGGAAAGAATATACGCTATGTGGAAATTCTCTGTAATCTTCAAGCTATTCAAAAAAAGACTTGCCCACAACTACTTAAAAACAAAACTCACAGATCTATGGAAACCATCAGAACCCCTAACTCTAGTGGATCTTGGAAACGATTACTACATTGCAAAGTTCACCAATCCGGACAATATGCAGAAGGCTCTTCATGGAGGACCATGGTTTGTTACAGGGGATTTCCTCTCAGTAAGACACTGGGAGCCTAATTTTATCCCAGAGAAAGCCACACAAACACACAGAGCCATTTGGATAAGGCTACCTCATCTTCCAACAGAGTTCTACGATAAATCAATTTTGAAAAGAACCGGCCACAAACTAGGAACATTACTCAAAATTGATACTTGTACTACAACAGCTTTGAGAGGAAGATATGCAAGAATTTGCATACAAATTCCACTCGATGCACCAGTGAAGACTCACATCAACATCGAGAATCACAAGCAAAAAGTGATCTACGAGGGGGGAAGACGGTTCTGTGCACTAGGTGTGGCAAGCTTGGGTACACTCAAAAAAACTGCCCACTGCAAACCACCACACACCCTGATAAGCATGATGTACACACGGCGTCAACCAGCCAGTCCCAGCCTCTTCAGGCGAATGACAAACAGTCACCTTCGCCAAAAAAAGAACCGGCCCCAAAGCCTACCGCTCCCCTAA